caattggtaataaattgtgtagtattgttccggatcatcctcacacttggctcttgtgctcaattgcttcatttcttgccaagaatttgtccttgtgggttagactcccatttgtcttccttgcttcttttggatctccttgtttcacttgaaccttgttggtgttttgacaaacatgattgagcaaatcccacatttgtgcattttgtattcaaatgcaaaattctaaatggtgcactaattttgggggaTCTCTCCCATGTTTGCTAGAACACTTCCTTGTTTCAAGTTTTTgaccttggaagacaaacctttccttttcggtacttttgtgccatcatgaaaagtgttgagggtttggtttattcaaaccttgctttctttgggagtgggTTATCTCATTACATATATTTGGTTTAAATTCTTAacatgagataagtccttgagcatacttgttttggatatcttgctctatctctcttgtacctatcttgtgtgtgcatgtttcttgtgAGTAAATGTCTCCttgatgttgtccacttagacaaacttatacacataagagatggtgcatatcttttgatatccctctttgttggagtctaTGCCTTCATTCTTATTTCACTCTTTGATGACTTCACAAAGAACTTGGCTATGAGTGCTCATTTTATACCATTTGCATCTTCAAGCACTCATAGTTGATTTTGGCACATGCTTTGAGTGGTCTTGTGGGAGTAATGAtgccatgcttgtgcaccttattcttcaatgcaaattgttatcttgtgcacaaactttggcgagcttccacatattacttagagcatagtgttggttcattgattgcttgcttcatttctcaccttcacatcctcttgcaatctttgatcctcaatatagtttgatttcctccgaatattcgtcattgaatatgtgcatttgatttcactcacaattatgagaaatgcacaacttatggaggaacgctcactatattggccttccaaacctttcgtccattttggaAATTaacgccaatgggggagaagtttggagggtttaagggaattgcttttgttcttcttaagcatttgcctttcatgccttgcatgtattgctttgcattgttgaatatttagaggatactccgctaggctttaattgccggtatatgcaatgaaattcaagttcattcacacatgcatatattatgggggagtttgttctaaatattcaacttgggttgttcactaaattccatatctaaaccctctcaaagagattgtcatcaattaccaaaatgggagaGATTGTAAGAACAAgtcctttaccccatgtgtggttttggtaattgatgacaatccctatggactaacggttgcattgagaatcgatcttaggtcaagtccatagctatgtgttggactcaaggttgtaagatgaagaagatggagtacaatgatgaaggtggtgtcgaagagagacaaagacgtgttgaagatgaagagagaagacggcgttgaagatgaagaagaccgtggtgtgcgtacaagatggaagaagacggtggcgtatgttgaaggaagacggtggcatggacaatgatgaagagggtgaagacggagcttgccgactcgagaagaacgcgcaaggactaggtttgtgctcgataggatagtgggtcgtatcatcggagagagctcaaaccttgcatgcattgcatcgcgttcttggttcttcttggttcttatgcatgaaacggcTTTCGGTTGCATCACATATTGCATAGGGgagagtgatgattttcccgatataccgtattgagaggttacacctctatgaccatgggaaaatcatcactcactcttttccatGATTTTATCATGTGAGAAGATAGCTCTTGTCGccatctttccaacaaaactggTGTTTTGGGCCATCCCGGTACTACCGCTGGTGGTACCGGGCCCAGTACCGCATCATGCCGGTAGTACAGTAACTGGGCCGGTACCACCAGCGGTACCgggcccggtagtaccggccggcctctttttctttttcccaatcttcttctcctccttgccACCAGCCTCGCCCGCATTGGGCCGCCGCCAAGCCCACCACCGCGCCACGCTCGCGCTCGCGCGTTGACCTCGCCACGCTCGCGCTCGCGCGTTGACCTCGCCCAGGCTGCGCCGCTCGCCCGCACCACGCCCGCTCGCCCAGGCCGCCTGCCCGCTCGCTGCTTCGCTCGCCCGCTCGAGGCGTTGACCCGCACAGGAGAGCGGGCTCGATCGCTGCATGCTCCCGCTCGCGCGCCTGCCTGCTCCTGCTCTCGCTGCGCGCTGTCTCCCCCTGGCCCCACATGCTGCATGCGATCACGCGCGCCCAGGCTCTGCTGCTGCCGCGCCGCATGCATGCTCGCTGCTCTGCTGCTCTGCTTCTCTCGATTCTGTTTTTGCTCAGATTTatacacaagcggtagtaccgctccgcagagcggtactaccggttttgggCAGTTTTCCAGATCTGGTTTTTTGGGCaaaacggtagtaccgctctgcacagcggtagtaccacttttgcccgaatctgaccgttttctcagccccaacagctatattttgcagcccctatttatacctctcttccacctccgcccAAACTAACCCTgcacctccactctctctcctccattgttgaccttgggttctttcttcctcctcttgacccccccactatttgttgcatatttttgggggaaaggagagaggagatctagatctagagcttcaccaattgaatccttctctaagtgagaggatcttgctagatctagatcttggagtttcttggtgtttctcctcctttgttcttcctcccttattcccccaattgcttcttctagctttgttggaatttgggagagaagaacttggacatcctagtggtgttcttagccattgcataaggtgcatgggttgtgctctctccggggttccgatctcgtagggtgtgtgtgttcttccttagtggatcttggtgatagGGTTCCTTAGTGGAGCTTTGGAAGAGTTCCtcttgtggagcattggaagggttccttcgtGGGGCATTGGATGGGTTCCTACGTGGGGCATTGGTagcgttcctttggtggagcattggatgggttcctatggtggagcattggagatgtgcaactatggaggctagcttggtgatgtactagctccatagggtgttgggagcatccttgtgtgtgtggagctcaccccaaccttgtgaaggaatcaccccctcgaccggtgccttagtggaagagggagagcaccttcgtggagctctctcgaggaagaaggtgaggccttccttcgtggtgtggccgtctagtctcttgtgtgaggctagcacctcctcaacgcagacgtacttcctgttgtggaaggaactgcggtaaacaaacctcgactcgcctccgcGCCCTCTGGTTATCTCGCactttactcttactatcttgttgattcctttacttgttgcacatgccctagcttcattgtaggaacatcacctttgccaaagctatcacatttacctttcgttgcgctaaaattggaaaaggctaaaacttgccacaccgcctattcaccccccctctaggcgacgtcctcgaacattcaagcatgacggcgtggtgacggtggtggtggaattctccggcggagcttcgctaagcgtgcgggagagaaggaggagtggggcggctagggtttggggagaggggggcgccggccacttgaggggtgcggccaccttgtggtgttggggtggccggccccctccccttggcccctcgttatataggtggaagccccaagtgttggactacaagtcttcgaataagacccgaacccaaaaccttccatgtgatagggaaacctacccaaggtgggaatcccacttggggtgggattccccccttccatgtgggggggggggggggggggtggccggcccccttggtggagaccaaggtggaatccaccctcctagggttggccggccatgggaggtggagtccctccgggactccgccttccttagtgatttcttccggacttttctagaaccttctagaaccttccgtagaaccttccggatcattttaaatcttataaaatgacttcctatatatgaatcttattctccggaccattccggaactcctcgtgatgtccgggatcccatccgggactttgaacaaaacttcgaactccattccatattcaagttctaccatttcaatatcaaaccttaagtgtgccaccctacggttcgcgaactatgcgaacatggttgagtactctctccgaccagtaaccaatagcgggatctggagatccataatggctcccacatattcaacgatgactttagtgatcgaatgaaccattcacatacgataccaattccctttgtcacgcgatattttacttgtccgaagtttgatcatcggtatcactctataccttgttcaacctcgtctcctgacaagtactctttactcgtaccgtggtatgtggtctcttatgaacttattaatttgcttgcaagacattagatgacattccaccgagagggcccagagtatatctatccgtcattgggatggacaaatcccactgttgatccatatgcctcaactcatactttccggatacttaatcccacttttataaccacccatttacgcagtggcgtttgatgtaatcaaagtacctttccgatataagtgatttacatgatctcatggtcataaggactaggtaactatgtatcgaaagcttatagcaaataacttaatgacgtgatcttatgctacgcttaattgggtgtgtccattacatcattcatacaatgatataaccttgttattaataacatccaatgttcatgattatgaaactaatcatccattaatcaacaagctagttaagaggcatactagggactctttgttgtttacatatcacacatgtatcaatgtttcggttaatacaattatagcatggtatataaacatttatcataaacataaagttatataataaccacttttattattgcctcttgggcatatctccaacatgtcgGTTTCCCAATACTTCTCCTGGTTGTCCGTCGGTGGGGAACTAGAGTTGCTAGCCGTTGCAACTCTATCCCACCAATGGCACCATCCCGACGGCTTCCCCGCGCTATCGGTGTTCGATGGAAAAGAGAGGTTGCTCATGGTCAGAGAGGAGATGAGAGATGAATGGTGCCGGCCGGTTGTAGATCGAAATGTGCATACGTACGTGTCTTATTTAGCGGGGATGAATGGCGGCGCAGATATCAAAGAGGgctgcggttgctcttccgcggagttcgctCTCCATTCCGGCATTCGCGGTCGATTGATGCGGTTGGCACTGCGAGGGTTCCCCTTCACGGCAACTGCACCATCGCTAGGTAGGCGACGATTGACCGTCGTTCGTGTGTCGCTGCGCGTCGGCCCGGCCACTCTCCGCCTCGCTTCTTGCTGTGTCCGGCGCGTCTGAAGTGTCCCCTGTGGACCGGGCtcagggcgccggacaccgtattggaccTCGCCGGACGGAAAGGGCCTTTAGCGTGCGCAATTAGGAATGAGAAAATGTACAGCGAGCCTCAAAAATCTTTGGAGGATGCTTTAGGGGAGTCGACAGcctcttagagcatgtctaacagaccccttaaaagggccaaacccgtataataaccgccggaatacgggtttcggctctacccgacgtctagcagaccccgtaaaaaATGGCTCCCGCTCCGATTTTTCCTGTTTTCGATTACGGGGCGGtcttcgccccctacttgtgcagggtgggagcggggatagaGGGCCAAACCAGTATCCCATTTCCGAAACCGCGCGCGGACATTTCAGTTCCCCCCACCCATTTTCCCCCGCGCGCTGCCGTCGGATCCGTCAGATCCGcgcccctccgccgcccgccGAGCCGCACCGAGATGCGTCGACGCCCGCCACACCTCCGCCGCACCCCCGCCGAAGATCCGCGTACCTCCGCGCGCGCTGCCGCCCTCCCGCCGCGGTCTTCTCCGTCGTTTTCGCCGGTGAGTATTCCGCCGCGTTCTTCTTCATTCTCGCCGGTAAAATGGACGTGTTTGGGGCTGATGTATGCTACACTGTGGTAGATGGCTTCGGAGGATGTGCACATGGCGGATTTGGACGCGACGTCGACCGATTGGTCCTCGTCGGATTCCGACGATTCGGACATCGACGAGTTGCTCAACGACGACGAGACGGAGATGATGCTGCTCATGTTCGGCATGAAGCACATGGAGGACCGCGCCAAGCTGCTGGATCAGCGGAAAGGATCCGTGATGGGGCGTATGTGCATTTCGCGGAACCGTGCACTCGGCCACGAACAGCTGATGCAAGATTATTTTGCCGAGGTACCGACCTATCCTCCCCGCCTCTTCCGTAGACGGTACCGAATGCGTAGGACTTTGTTCGAGAGAATCGTCAAAGATTGCGAGGCAAATTGCGATTATTTCAAGCAAAGAAGAAACGCTGCCCAAGTCAAGGGATTtagcccatatcaaaaa
This Lolium perenne isolate Kyuss_39 chromosome 1, Kyuss_2.0, whole genome shotgun sequence DNA region includes the following protein-coding sequences:
- the LOC139833711 gene encoding uncharacterized protein; amino-acid sequence: MADLDATSTDWSSSDSDDSDIDELLNDDETEMMLLMFGMKHMEDRAKLLDQRKGSVMGRMCISRNRALGHEQLMQDYFAEVPTYPPRLFRRRYRMRRTLFERIVKDCEANCDYFKQRRNAAQVKGFSPYQKISAAMRVIAYGIPADYTDEYLRISVQTTTDCVRMFAKMVIKLYGETYL